The genomic region CAGGAACGGTAAAGGCAGTTCACCCGAGCGAAACGCTCGTCACCGGTCTCGGCGTAGAGTTCACGGAGAACGCGCAACCGGGTATTGCCACCGGCTTGCAGCATGTACGTTGACTCGCCGGGCCGCTGCGTGACCACGAGCGGCTGGTCCAGACCCTGGGTGCGCACCGATGCCTTGATGCGCTGGTATTCGGGGTTGTCTCCATGGCGCGGGTTCTGGTCATACGGTCGAATGGCCGAGACCGCCAGTTCGAGCAACCGGCCCGACACCGGGTCCATGGAAGGCTCTGATACGGAGGGGCCGCTGCCGGGCTGCACATCGCGGTTCATGGCCGGTCGCCCTCTTCATCGAGGTCCGCGAAGATTTCCGGATAACGAACCAGGCTTTCCCTCGTTACGGCAGCCAACCGCCCCTCCGATCGCGACGCCACGTCGTGAGTGGCCTTCTCTATCCGAGTCGCCAGTAAGGCACTGGCGTAGCGATGTTTTCCAGCGAGTTGATAGAGGTAGGAGACCGAGCTGAAGCAGCCTGCGGCGACTTCGGCACGCTCGCGTTTGGAGGAAAGTTGAAGGAAGCGTCTGAGGTCCATTCTGCTAAACTTTAGCAGCACGAAAAACCCCGTCCAGACACCCCGTGCTTGAAACTGTTTACCACTATGCTAAATTCTAATGGACTTAGCCGCTTAGTGATTGACATGAAACGGCAACGTGAAGACATCCGTCTAAATAATCTCGAGATTCTGATTGCCGAGGCCGGATCGGCCACGCGGCTGGCTCAGCTGGCCGGCACCAGTGAGTCCTACATCAGCCAAGTGCGGCGCAAGATGCGCACCGCCAAGGGTACCCCGCGCGGTATCGGCGACGAGCTTTCAGCGCGTCTCGAACAGGGAATGGGCAAACCTCAAGGCTGGATGGATGAGCCGCACGAATTGCAAGCCCGCGTATCTCGCACGCCAAGGGGCGTTCGGTTCGGCAACTGGGTAACGATGTCCGGAAATGCGGCGCTCGCGGTTCGCGCCCACGCGCACAATGAACCCGGTCTTGGCAATCCTGCGCAAGACATCGTCGCCTGGTCCGAATCGGCTGACGAGCTAAAGGACGGGATCCCCGAGTCACACGACGCGGATGGGCCTGAAGCTCACGAAGATGTAGCCAAACCCGACACCACCCGGCATCAGAAACCCGGTGTCGGTTCGACGGCAGAGGCCATTGGCGCTGATGTGGTAACTCTGTGTCCAATCATTGCCTGGTCTCAAGTGCCAACGGATCATGCCACCAGCCTAGAGCAACAGAGGGTCCGGTTCGAAGGCCTTCTTCCCTGCCCTGTACCGTGCAGTCAGAGAACTTATGTGCTCCGCGTCAAGGGCGCCAGCATGGAGCCGAAATTCGGCAAAGGCGATCTCATTTTTGTTGATCCTGAGATCCCGCCAGAGAGTGGCAAGTTTGTGATTGTGCATCTAGCGGGATCGGACGAAGCGGACTTCAAGCAGTTGATTATTGAAGGCGGGCGCCGTTACCTGAAGGCCCTCGACCCTGCCTGGCCAGATCGCATCACCGAAATGGATGAGGCCACCCAAGTTTGCGGCGTGGTGGTCTTCAAGGGTGAGATGCTGTGACAAACGGGGTGCGCTCTTGCTCTCGTCCGACTGTCGT from Chromatiaceae bacterium harbors:
- a CDS encoding S24 family peptidase, translated to MSGNAALAVRAHAHNEPGLGNPAQDIVAWSESADELKDGIPESHDADGPEAHEDVAKPDTTRHQKPGVGSTAEAIGADVVTLCPIIAWSQVPTDHATSLEQQRVRFEGLLPCPVPCSQRTYVLRVKGASMEPKFGKGDLIFVDPEIPPESGKFVIVHLAGSDEADFKQLIIEGGRRYLKALDPAWPDRITEMDEATQVCGVVVFKGEML